A region from the Silene latifolia isolate original U9 population chromosome 7, ASM4854445v1, whole genome shotgun sequence genome encodes:
- the LOC141589797 gene encoding uncharacterized protein LOC141589797: MVQDMIEKVHLIRQKMKAPQDRQKSYAVLHRRDIEFQGAGKVLLKVSPMCRIMRFSKRGKLSQNFIGPYEILDRIKVKNIELDEALTYVEVPKEILDRKVRKTRNGETILLKVL; encoded by the exons ATGGtacaagacatgattgagaaagtacatttgattcgacaaaagatgaagGCGCCCCAGGATcgtcaaaagagttatgcggttCTGCACCGCAGAGATATTGAGTTCCAGGGGGCTGGcaaagttcttttgaaagtgtcaccgaTGTGTAGAATTATGAGGTTTAGCAAGAGAGGGAAGTTGAGCCAGAatttcatagggccttatgagattttggatcggatAA AGGTCAAGAATATTGAGCTCGATGAAGCGCTTACTTATGTGGAAGTGCCAAAGGAAATATTGGATCGTAAAGTGCGTAAGACAAGGAACGGTGAAACCATTTTGCTTAAGGTGCTATGA